In a genomic window of Chaetodon trifascialis isolate fChaTrf1 chromosome 8, fChaTrf1.hap1, whole genome shotgun sequence:
- the atp6ap1lb gene encoding ATPase H+ transporting accessory protein 1 like b, with the protein MAAHAFLLCSLALLSALSRPGLSFTEEELLPGLTYDEVPEILDRSKENPKQATRVTSSQDGGYGLESEEVILTPEDENPLRRILQPFNWHQPGMSHSKRKLLQSLMGPYGPLSVSYNGKTCILFKAKRLAIRYRNHTFIDLTERVFNPNSPVDTKGSICTKEKATLSLRFGDVEDLRGLVIRLQMSNTFYEAAGQNWFTLDSVHIHYNWTQEATFNASEVYAPATSSYHCQHVSSLHKYDTLLVPSSHTDTSANWHITFTDFQIQAFNVQSDKFASASDCATFLTPAILMGLVTSLILLLVLAYALHMVVHLKHIDRYEEHKATVYFPRSPEAELPDKNSL; encoded by the exons ATGGCTGCACACGcattcctcctctgctccctcgcCTTGCTGTCTGCTCTCAGCCGGCCCGGGCTCTCCTTCACTGAGGAAGAGCTGCTGCCGGGACTCACCTATGACGAAGTGCCTGAAATCCTGGACAGAAG CAAAGAAAACCCCAAACAAGCAACAAGAGTCACATCAA GTCAAGATGGTGGGTACGGCTTAGAGAGTGAAGAGGTTATTTTGACGCCTGAAGATGAAAACCCACTCAGGAGAATACTGCAG CCTTTTAACTGGCATCAGCCAGGGATGTCTCACAGTAAGAGGAAGCTGCTCCAGTCTCTGATGGGGCCTTATGGCCCACTGAGCGTGTCTTACAATGGGAAGACCTGCATTCTGTTCAAGGCAAAGCGCTTGGCTATCCGCTACAGGAACCACACCTTCATTGACCTGACTGAGAGGGTCTTCAACCCCAACTCACCTGTAGACACTAAAGGCTCCATCTGCACCAAGGAAAAAGCTAC GCTTTCATTAAGGTTTGGTGATGTGGAGGACTTGCGAGGTCTAGTAATCAG GCTTCAGATGTCAAACACGTTTTACGAGGCAGCTGGTCAGAACTGGTTCACACTAGACAGCGTTCACATCCACTACAACTGGACCCAGGAGGCTACGTTCAATGCCAGCGAGGTCTACGCTCCTGCCACCTCATCCTACCATTGCCAGCACGTCAGCAGCCTGCACAAATATGACACCCTGCTAGTGCCCAGCTCCCACACTGACACATCCGCTAACTGGCACATCACCTTCACTGACTTCCAG ATCCAGGCCTTCAATGTGCAGTCAGACAAGTTTGCGTCGGCCAGTGACTGTGCCACATTCCTGACGCCAGCTATCCTGATGGGCTTGGTGACGTCTTTGATCTTGCTCCTCGTCTTAGCCTATGCCCTGCACATGGTGGTACACCTCAAGCACATCGACCGCTATGAGGAGCACAAAGCCACCGTCTACTTTCCCCGTAGTCCAGAGGCCGAGTTGCCAGACAAGAACAGCCTGTGA
- the b4galt3 gene encoding beta-1,4-galactosyltransferase 3, producing MACCGRSLDSPCTLALLVGFQFAFVLYFSLGGFRGLVSVLVHTTEPEFDYSRPHDVYTNLSHLGVPPPPPRNSGTGPPATGPPLRNCQIPSPLLVGPVSVHLSSPLSMEEIRQRNPLVLPGGRYRPPDCEPRHHTAIVVPYRNRQTHLRALLYHLHPFLQRQQIHYSIYIVQQWGNGTFNRAKLLNVGVREALRDEDWSCIFLHDVDLLPENDHNTYTCHKQFPTHLSVAMDKFRYRLPYPQYFGGVSAVTPDQYMKMNGFPNQYWGWGGEDDDIAARVRLSGMKIMRPPVAIGHYKMIKHKGDKGNEQNPRRFDLLKRTRLNWRSDGLNSLTYELLSKELEPLYTNLTVNIGEDPRLPSGKTPIHLKTTSPVQQRSTSKPGSPVKQEMRQESKGPVAANLTVVKPVGEKTEPAQPKAANQTTREKTGVMK from the exons ATGGCGTGCTGTGGGCGCTCTCTGGACTCCCCGTGCACACTAGCCTTGCTGGTGGGCTTCCAATTTGCCTTTGTTCTTTATTTCTCCCTCGGGGGCTTCAGAGGTCTGGTGTCTGTGCTGGTGCACACCACGGAGCCGGAGTTTGATTACTCTCGACCTCACGATGTCTATACCAACCTCAGTCATCTGGGAGTTCCACCTCCCCCGCCTCGCAACTCTGGCACTGGACCCCCTGCCACGGGGCCGCCGCTGAGAAACTGCCAGATCCCCTCCCCACTGCTCG TCGGACCggtgtctgtccatctgtcctctcctctgtccatgGAGGAGATCAGACAGAGGAACCCCTTAGTGTTGCCAGGCGGACGCTACCGGCCCCCAGACTGCGAACCCCGCCACCACACAGCGATAGTGGTCCCGTACCGGAACCGGCAGACCCACCTCCGTGCCCTCCTCtaccacctccaccccttcctGCAAAGACAGCAGATCCACTACAGCATCTATATAGTACAGCAG TGGGGGAACGGGACATTTAACAGAGCCAAGCTGCTGAATGTTGGGGTGCGGGAGGCCCTCAGAGATGAAGACTGGAGCTGCATCTTCCTGCATGACGTTGACCTGCTGCCTGAGAATGACCACAACACCTACACCTGCCACAAGCAGTTCCccacacacctgtctgtggcCATGGACAAGTTCAGATACAG GCTGCCATACCCACAGTATTTTGGTGGGGTGTCTGCAGTCACCCCAGACCAGTACATGAAGATGAACGGCTTCCCTAACCAGTACTGGGGCTGGGGCGGAGAGGATGACGACATTGCTGCCAG AGTGCGTCTGTCAGGCATGAAGATCATGCGCCCTCCGGTGGCCATTGGTCATTACAAGATGATCAAGCATAAAGGAGACAAAGGCAATGAGCAAAACCCACGcag atttgaccttctgaaaAGGACCAGACTCAACTGGCGCTCTGACGGCCTCAACTCTCTGACCTACGAGCTCCTTTCTAAAGAGCTGGAACCTCTCTACACCAACCTCACCGTCAACATCGGAGAAGACCCCCGTCTGCCTTCGGGGAAAACACCCATCCATCTGAAAACAACAAGCCCAGTCCAGCAGCGTAGCACCAGCAAGCCTGGAAGCCCAGTCAAACAGGAGATGAGGCAAGAGAGCAAAGGGCCTGTGGCAGCAAATTTGACTGTGGTCAAGCCAGTTGGTGAAAAGACAGAACCTGCCCAGCCAAAGGCAGCCAATCAAACAACACGGGAGAAGACAGGTGTGATGAAATAG
- the bgnb gene encoding biglycan b, whose amino-acid sequence MLPHCSLLLLLCMVQLLSSSSALPFEQRGFWDFAMDSMDSGGIMTMMRDEEEGSAVDEILPPDIPMCPFGCHCQLRVVQCSDLGLTEVPKNIPRDTKFLDLQNNHITELKENDFKGLTNLYGLSLRNNHISRVHPRAFLPLKHMQKLYFSKNLLTTIPKNLPASLVELRIHENRIRKVADGAFAGLGSMNCIEMGANPLHNSGFEPGAFKGLKLNYLRISEAKLTGVPKDLPESLHELHLDHNEIQAVELEDLSRYKNLYRLGLGFNHIRNIENGSLSYLPRLRELHLDHNRLTRVPRGLPDMKYLQVVYLHSNNINKVGVDDFCPRGFGMKRTFYNGISLFANPVNYWEVQPATFRCVSDRLAIQFGNYKK is encoded by the exons ATGTTGCCACATTGCTCCCTCCTGCTGTTGCTATGCATGGTgcagctgctctcctcctcctcggcccTGCCCTTCGAGCAGAGAGGCTTCTGGGACTTTGCCATGGACAGCATGGACAGCGGCGGGATAATGACGATGATGAGGGATGAGGAAGAAGGCTCGGCGGTAGACGAGATCCTCCCCCCTGACATACCCATGTGCCCCTTCGGCTGCCACTGTCAGCTGCGGGTCGTCCAGTGTTCTGACCTCG GTCTGACCGAGGTGCCAAAGAATATTCCTCGGGACACCAAGTTCCTGGACCTGCAGAACAACCATATCACTGAGCTCAAAGAGAATGACTTCAAAGGCCTCACTAACTTATAT ggTCTGTCTCTGAGGAATAACCATATTTCTAGAGTCCACCCCAGAGCATTTTTGCCTCTGAAGCACATGCAGAAGCTCTACTTCTCCAAGAATCTGCTGACGACTATCCCCAAGAACTTGCCTGCCTCTCTGGTTGAGCTGAGGATCCACGAGAACCGCATCAGGAAGGTGGCAGATGGAGCCTTCGCAGGACTAGGCAGTATGAACTGCATAG AAATGGGAGCAAACCCCCTCCACAACAGTGGTTTTGAGCCTGGAGCCTTCAAGGGACTGAAACTGAATTATCTGCGTATATCAGAGGCCAAACTGACCGGGGTGCCAAAAG ACCTCCCAGAGAGTCTCCATGAGCTTCATCTGGACCACAACGAGATCCAGGCTGTGGAACTGGAGGACCTGAGCCGCTACAAAAACCTGTACAG GTTGGGCCTCGGCTTTAACCACATCCGTAACATAGAGAACGGCAGTCTGTCCTACCTCCCCCGACTGAGAGAGCTACATCTGGACCACAACCGCCTCACTCGTGTTCCCAGAGGCCTCCCTGATATGAAATACCTGCAG GTGGTGTACCTCCACtccaacaacatcaacaaggtggGTGTGGATGACTTTTGCCCTCGAGGATTTGGGATGAAGAGGACATTCTATAACGGCATCAGCCTGTTTGCTAACCCCGTCAACTACTGGGAGGTGCAACCCGCCACGTTCCGCTGTGTCAGCGACCGGCTGGCCATTCAGTTTGGCAACTACAAAAAGTAA